CGCGAGCAGGCGTGGCGGATTGGGCGCACCGCATTCGCGGTGCAATGGGCCGGTCTGCTGGCCTCGACCGCCTTCCTCTGGTACATCCTCTTCACCCATCAGTTCCAGTACCAGTACGTGGCGTCCTACTCCTCGAGCGCCATGCCCGGCCACTACGTCTACGCGGCTTTCTGGGGCGGGCAGGAGGGCACCTTCGTCCTGTGGGCCCTGCTCACCGCGACGCTGGGGCTGATCCTGATGCGCGTCCGCCACCCGCTGACGCGGCCGGCGATGCTGTTCCTGAACCTGCCGCTGGTGATGCTGGCGCTGGTGACGGTGATGAGGGGACCGTTCCTGACCTTCCCGATGGGCCGCGTGCCGATGGACGGACAGGGGTTGAACCCGCTGCTCCAGGATCCCTGGATGACCATCCACCCGCCGGTGCTCTTCACCGGCTTCTCGTCGCTGGTGGTGCCGTTCGCGATCGCCATGGCGGCGCTGGTCAAGCGCGACTACGACGGCTGGATCAAGCCGGTGCTGCCGTGGGCGGTGTTCTCGACCGCGATCCTCGCCACCGGCTTCATCATGGGTGGGGTGTGGGCCTACAAGGTGCTGGGCTGGGGCGGCTACTGGGGATGGGACCCGGTCGAGAACGGCTCGCTGATTCCCTGGCTGTCGAACATTGCGCTGCTCCACGGGCTGCTGGTGCAGCGAGCGACCGGGAGCCTGCGGCGCACGAATTTCTTCCTCGCCGTCACCTCGTACGTGCTGGTGCTCTATGCCTCTTTCCTCACCCGCAGCGGGGTGCTGGCCGACTTCTCGGTCCACTCGTTCGTGAACCTCGGCCTCAACGGGTTCCTGCTCTCGTTCCTGTTCCTGACCATGATCGTCGGCTACGGGGCGTGGCTGCTGCGGCTGCGGGACATGCCGTCACCGAAGGAGCCGCTGGGCAGCTTTTCGCGCGAGTCGATGATGTGGCTCGGCCAGCTGGTGTTCATGCTGATGGCGGCGCTCACCGCGGTTGGCATGAGTGCGCCGCTCATCACCCGGCTGTTCGGGCCGCCGTCTAACGTGCAGACCTCGTATTACAACCTGGTCAACGGCCCGCTGGCGATCGCGCTCGGCCTGCTGCTCGGAATCGCGCCGCTGATGCGCTGGCGCAAGCAGGAGCCGGCGGCGCTGATGAAGGCCGCGCTGCCCTCGGTCGTGGGCGCGGTCGTGCTGGGCTTGGCCGCGGCGGCGCTCGGCGTGCGTGAGCCGATCCCGCTGGCGGTGGTGTTCGGTGCCGCGTTCGCGCTCACCGGCAACCTGGTGGTCACGGTCCGCGGGTTCCGCGCCGGCTGGAAGCACGGGGTGGCGTTCCTCGGCCACACCGGGGTGGCGATTCTGCTGATCGGGATCATCGCTTCCTCCAACTACGGGCGCTCGAGCCAGGCCCAGCTGCCGGTGGGCGAGACCAAGGACGTGCTCGGCTACCGTCTCGAGTTCCAGGGCATTCGCCCCGGCGCCGGGGGCCAGGACCGGGCGGTGATCGCGGTCAACGCCGAGGGCGGGGCGTTCGATGCGCTGCCGGCGCTCTATTGGAGCGAGTTCAATCAGGGTTACATGAAGAAGCCCCACATCCAGCGCTACCTCGCCTACGACCTCTACATCTCGCCGCTGGAGATGGTGGGTGGGGAGGAGGAGGTGAACGGCGTCTGGTTCTCGAAGGGCGAGAGCAAGAAGGTGGGGGAGGTGACCTACACCTTCATGGACTTCGACCGCCAGATGGGCGATGTGGTGCGGGTGGCGGCGCGGATGCGGGCCGAGATCGGCGGCCGCACGGTGACGGTGCGGCCGGTGCTGGAAATCAACCTGAAGGAAGGGACTCCCAACCGTATTCCCGACTACCTGCCGGGCGGCGCCTCGGTGCAGATCGCGTCGGTGGACCCGAACACCGGGCGGGTGGCGCTCGAGCTCCCCGGGATGGGACGCACCAGGAGTCAGGACATCCTCGCGGTCGAGGTCAGCACCAAGCCGCTCATCAACCTGGTGTGGCTGGGGGCGATCGTGATGCTGGCCAGCGCCTTCATGAGCATGTGGCGCCGGGCGCTCGACGTGAGACGTCTCAGACCGGAACCGACCGGTCGCTCCTAGCCCCGCGTTCGCGTTGGCACCGGCCTCCTGAGCGAACGACGCATGAGGTCGTGATCCCCGGCCCGGAGGCCAGTTGGACCATCACAAGTCGTAGCCGCGGCTCAGCAGGCGCTTCGCGGCCTTCGGATACCACTCGGGGGGCGGCAGCTCCCAACCCAGCGTGTCCGCCAGCCGGTCATAGATGTTGAAGGAGAATGCCACGTAGAGCGCGTCGAGGAGCTTGGCCTTCGACACTCCCGCGGCGAGCAGCGGATCCAGATCCTCCGGCCTGACCTCG
The genomic region above belongs to Candidatus Eisenbacteria bacterium and contains:
- a CDS encoding cytochrome c-type biogenesis CcmF C-terminal domain-containing protein, which encodes REQAWRIGRTAFAVQWAGLLASTAFLWYILFTHQFQYQYVASYSSSAMPGHYVYAAFWGGQEGTFVLWALLTATLGLILMRVRHPLTRPAMLFLNLPLVMLALVTVMRGPFLTFPMGRVPMDGQGLNPLLQDPWMTIHPPVLFTGFSSLVVPFAIAMAALVKRDYDGWIKPVLPWAVFSTAILATGFIMGGVWAYKVLGWGGYWGWDPVENGSLIPWLSNIALLHGLLVQRATGSLRRTNFFLAVTSYVLVLYASFLTRSGVLADFSVHSFVNLGLNGFLLSFLFLTMIVGYGAWLLRLRDMPSPKEPLGSFSRESMMWLGQLVFMLMAALTAVGMSAPLITRLFGPPSNVQTSYYNLVNGPLAIALGLLLGIAPLMRWRKQEPAALMKAALPSVVGAVVLGLAAAALGVREPIPLAVVFGAAFALTGNLVVTVRGFRAGWKHGVAFLGHTGVAILLIGIIASSNYGRSSQAQLPVGETKDVLGYRLEFQGIRPGAGGQDRAVIAVNAEGGAFDALPALYWSEFNQGYMKKPHIQRYLAYDLYISPLEMVGGEEEVNGVWFSKGESKKVGEVTYTFMDFDRQMGDVVRVAARMRAEIGGRTVTVRPVLEINLKEGTPNRIPDYLPGGASVQIASVDPNTGRVALELPGMGRTRSQDILAVEVSTKPLINLVWLGAIVMLASAFMSMWRRALDVRRLRPEPTGRS